TGTCTGAGGATTCGAGTGATTGTTAGGACGGTACCAATTTTCATATCACTTGTAATTTGATGCATAACACGTGTTTTAATGCACCAAACCATGGAAACATAACAAGCTAGTTCTTGcatctcaaaaaagaaaaaacaagctAGTTCTTAAAATGCTTTCTCCGTCCACGTACTGACTTGGGGTTGTTTGATAATCCAAATTTAGCATTTAATACTGAAtgaattaagtaataagtgattaagTAGATTTGATAACTGCATTTAACATTACTTAAAAGATTAAGTGCctcctaaaaaataaaactaatttgCTGAATTCATGAAAACTTACATCCAACCATCAACCTCTGCCCTCCACACCACCGCCACTATTATTGTggtcaccatcaccaccaccgcaaTCTCCACCACTATACCACCATCTCCGCCACTCCACTGCCACGACCACCACTCTACCCCACCGCCGCCACAACCACTttaccaccgccaccaccacaacaatcatgaccaccactccaccaccactaccacaacagtcaccaccaccacaccaccactaccactatcactccaccaccaccctaCCACCACGACTACCATcgtcacttcaccaccactccactaccactccaccaccgcccCCACAATCACAACCACGCCGCCAtctccaccgccaccgccaccacaatcaccatgccaccaccacaatcaccactccaccaccactaccaccatcacTCTAACACAAACCTGCCACCATTCCGCCGCCAttcctgtaacgccccgaattttgggtacgttaaataagtaattttattgaaaaagaaactgagtcgggctctttattacaacaaaacttaaaagaagtacttttattacaaacggaaggggactaaggttcctaactactgctccgcttgttcttccatccgggctagctcttcggctcctaaggcctccaaggtgtaaagttcaccctactcatctatgaagtctgacatattataccggtgtcgccaccaatataataggccagggtcaccaaaaaggcaacaccgtgagcttaaacgctcaatagaataatccaaaccctctaacccttaacttacaacaatACAACACATAGTCAAAGTATTCCTCATAGCATACTTATCTAGCCAATTTAACTAACAACAATACATTCGTATGCGATAaacaatcaacgttggtgtccaagatttgtgagtttctcctacgtgactcctcgtagaccgtgtcaacattttccacatttcacaAACatatcactttttcaaaaactcgtttttaacatacctaacctcggttccgtcgttccggtctcccgtgtatcctcacaatggttccgccgtcccgggctcccattggcacacattgcattggctccgtaacgcggataaccaagcacacacccaacctcggttccgccgttccggactcccgagtatcctcacaatggttccgccgtcccggtctcccattggcacacaaaacacacactacACAATGGGCTACAACGTCctgccacattgcggtttccaaaacatttcacacttttcaaaacacgccttctcataaaccacaccctaggtgtcatgtttctactttctcgatttccgtgtctcgtttctcatgcatagactccgcggtgggacttttcacatacgatatcattcattgtaatatttaatctaacaagatcatccatttataactacttgacatgcttgaatcacttaataacgaacatcatgcatttcatacattTCCAACataagataacattatctactttagaagaaatgattaaagttacttcctaatgaacttatatttgggttcaagactatatttgggaaagttggtaaggataactacttgggatgaaAGATAAGGAgttcctaccttgcttcttggcggtagtagtcggctatgaagatttggtcgtcggttttggaatttggcggcgtaacggcgtcggtttgcttcgaaaggaaaagagttgtactttcttttcctagaaacaacttactaactttaactaagctactttaaggATCTAGAAAtggttttgaaagtggttttgtggttttgttcaagaacactcaagaacataagaaaacaagaactttggaagcaagaacacttagaatttctagaaagaaggaagagcaatggttggaggtgtgagttcaaggcttggagtgagcttctatttataggcaaaggcttccctctctctctctctctttctccttcacctttctttcacatgtcaaggttgattgaaaggttggaggctaattggtaggcttgcatggctaatcttagtaccttggatgggatttttggaagatatgttggaaaggaggagacattggtacaagattcttggttaaacaattgaaagtggtacaaaggaggacaatggtagtagatatggaagatattcatcttccaagtttgaaaagatgaagaatatcaaggtacaagtcccatccttcttcttcttccttcttccttccctctctctctctccctctccctctttctctctctcagcctctctcctctctctctctctcacggctctctctctcctctctcctctctctcatgtactagctatatatatatatatatatatatatatatatatatgtactataatgtaagaatacaaataaatatagGTACTTTGGTACAAAAGGTCAaattagtctttaagggtcaagattcacccatttaaacaattaaaaggtactagtactttagttaatataataatgtacttttgtacttccgggaatcttaacaaaatattagtttaatgggtcaagtacttagttggaagatagacctattacccaatggataataaatcccctaacggttattaaccaaggaataataaggtacgagtactttaaataataaattaagtcttaaaaagactacatgtcctttgtaATATACAcatgtctatatatatacatgtacttaaccaaatataataaagggtaggctattgtccaatgggtaaagattaccctaacggttatcgtccaatggaccatagctactagggtacttttattagtaaaataatcgaaaagtacttttaaagtaattataaaagtttatttttaaaagatcatagtactttgttcaaatctttcaaaaatccttttattataaagaattgggtttctattatccaatggataatagtttccttaacatttatcgtccaaaggataaagaataaaatcaaaacaataaagaaaataaataaacaatttctagactagggtttgaaaaggttcaagatgggcaaaacggtccatctatggttagggaaaagtaactaggtgactttctagtttgatttctccaacaagccggttagaagctaactaggcttgctaagtagggcttaaaagtcaagaaacaaTCCTttagggctaaagtgtaattatgatcAACTaccggaaaaataaaagaaaatcaaagcaatcaagcaatttaaataataacttgaataataaataactttttatttattaaaattcagagttattacaaTTCCACCACCATCGCCCCACAATTaccacgccaccaccactctaccaccgccgccacaatcaccactccaccaccactgccacaccaccaccaccatcattctAACACAAACCCGCCACTAATCGAGGTAAAGCGGAAATGAAGTCAATAATCACGTACCTTTCTCATTAAGTTTTATCTTATATTTATAGACTAAGTGTGACTTGTTCCCCAAGTACCTTTATTCGTTTGGAAACCCTACCTCGTTACGAATCATACTCTATATATATGGAATTCGTTCTGTATGGTAACTCAATCCTTACCCATTATGGCAGAATATATGTTCCCTTAATTCACGGGATATCATCCACTCCCATCACGCAAGGAGCACCTATATGTGTTCCGATTGGTCACATTACCCTATCCGGGCTTACACATGCACCCTCTCGTGGTGCCGTCGTGCTGCCACATGTCTTACTTCTACATATCTTCCCATGATGCCCCCGACCTGCCACATGTCTCGTACATGGTCGGGCTCATACCCTACGGTATACCTTCACGTGGTGCTAAAGTTCAAGCACGTGTGCCGCACGTGCTCGGTATGATTTTCATTGCCAGGGGAAAACCCCACTGCACCCCGGAGTCAAAATCCCTGGCTGCAGTCTCAATCACTTCTCACACTTTTACGGGTTATAGTAACAAACAAAGTGGTAAATGACCTGACAAAAGTTCTCAAGAGATCAGATGAAAGTTGCTGGAAGAGCCATACAACAACTTCAAAATCCATccaaccaaaaaattgaaaaaaaaaaaaagcaactcCAAAATCCATGCAACTTATGAACAAAGGCAAACACCgcaaaagaacaattttttttgtttggttggacgGTGAGGTTGTTTGAGTCAACTTATACACATTGCAATTCATAATGTCTTTTCCAGTCCAAATAAAGGCAAAACCATCTACGTTGGGATAAgggaattaaaataaaaatactttcTTGCGACCCGACCCTATCTTAGAGCCTTGCTCAATTTTGTGAAGagcaaacccaaaaaaaaccaaccGAACTAAGCCTTAAGGCTAAACGCGAAACACTTGTACACCGACTCTTCCACCTTAATTCACCTTGAAGAAGTCGTTCTTGGGCTACAAAATTGGTCTGTGTAGGATCCTGCCGCCAAataaaaaggggaagaaaaaaaaagtgactatTTTACAAATCAGAATCTGAGTTGGTCCAAATCGAAGCCGAAAGAAGGCGCCTGGACTTCCACCCTAAAACGAGCCTGTTGTTACCTAATTCCTCCACCCTATATCCATCATTGAATAGCCCCAACAACAACTTTGCTTGACAATGATTGGCGAAGCTCACGCTAAGTGGCCGGAACCCCTCCATAGCCAACCACTCCCCCCATGAGCAGCTCTCCTCCTCCCCATGCGAACGATATAGGCCAGCTAATGACCCCGATATTCGTTGGCTCAAGAACACCCGCTCCACCAACGCCCGAGCCCGGCCCTGCATCGAGAATCCGGTCTCGAGCGAGTCGTAGAGTGCCGAATAATGATGCAACAAGTCCATAAACCGGTTCACAAAACCGCGGTCGCCTGTGGGTcccacctcctcctccaccagGGTCACTAGTCTCGGGTTCAAGACCTTGGCTCCGTTTAAAAAGGAAGTGACCGATTCGGGCGCCCGGTGATTGAAGTGGGGCAGGTGTAACATGCAATTGAACAACAAAGCCTCCCCTCTAACCAACTTCAAAGCCGACGGCCGAAACGCTTCGTGCTCCAGGTCCAACCGACATTGATGGAAAGAGAACGGTTGACCGATGGACGCGGCAAACGCAGTCAGGCGACGACCGGTCTCCTGGACGGTCCCGATGGATGATTGGCGGCCGCTCCCGCCGCCTCTCGTCACGGCCGTGATCCTGAGGTGTGGGGCCGGTGGGCCATCCTTCCTTGACACCAAAGCTTGCATCAGTGAAGCCCACTGGATCCCTTCCATGATATCATAGTCAACTATGTGAACCCTCCTGTCGTGGGCGACAGCTTCTAAAATCGCTTGATTGGCCGTGAAGTGTCCGAACTTGATATATGGCGACATGTCCTGTAACAGCTGAAACGCTGCGACCGCATCCGTCGGATGGTAATCATCAGTACTGCTTGTTAACATGTGCTTACTGTGCACCCCACCGGCGGAGCCTTCTAGCGATCCTAGCAAGGCCTCGGCAAAACGCGCCGCGAGCCGCTCCATGTTTGAGCCGTTGGATGGGGACACCAACTCCTTGAGCCGAACCAATATCACCCGGGCCAGATCACGGCTCTTGTTGACCCCGGTCAGGGCCTCGGCGGCAGCCATCAAGAGGTGGACTGACCTCAGCCCTTTCGAATCATCGCCGCCGCTCGTCTCCGCCTCCTCGACTACTGTGTAGGCGTTGATTGCGGCAGCTTCGTGGTGGTGGTCGTGATGGAGCACTGCGACGTTGTCGTCCATCATGGATTTGACGAGGTCGTGGAAGTCATCATGGCTGCCGGAAATCGCGTCCCAGTCCACCATGGGGGACCAATCGTTCCAGTTGCAGCCGTGTTCGTCATCTatcgttgtggtggtggtagtggtggtgctATAGCCGGATAATTCAAGTTCGGCGACGGTTTGATCCACCACCATGGCCATAGCTAAGTCTAAACAGTCTCAGTAATATGGAGCTTAATTGGggttttcagagagagagagagagagagagagagaggagtgtgctttattttatgttttttaaggTGGGGAGTGATTAAGGAACTTCACCTAATTAAGCAGATTATGGACTAAGATGGCGTGCTCATACCTAAGCTTGTGGCTCTGATTTATACACAATGTTGGGTCGTAATCAGTAAGTAGAATCCAATAATGTCTCTTATTTTAAGGACAAATTcgaaaatatcccaaaagagacgagaaagaaagaaagatatatAGAAAAGATACTGTGGACCATTGATAATACAAAGAAACCCAAAGTTAGCATTGGCTGGAAAGACAACATCATggcaaaaaaattcatgtaagaAAAGGGGTATATAATCATGCGTGGTCAAGGTATCAAGAATAAGCTAGGAAATTAAACTCACAAGGTAGAAATTTCTTTACCAATGTCATGGAATCCAAGTTTTGACTAGATAATTTTACCATGGCCTCCACATAAATCCTACGCGcacgctctctctctttctctcacttctttttttttaacctgaCTGCATAATCCAAACCTCGGGGGAGACTGGCACAGCAACTCACCGCCATGGCCCCCAACTTAGATCATGGTTTGTCTCCAGAGAGAATCGAACCCTGCTATGTTGCAAGCGCAGGTTCGCTCTTACTATATTGACAACCCATGggtgggtctctctctctcactattttttacattttgcaTATTTTAAGTGTTTAATTATGAGTTTTCTTACTtgattatgttttctttttatttgtacGTTGTAATATTAGTGGTGGCAATCCCAATCCATATTTTTAACCCTCTCAAACTCACCCACTTATAATCCAACCGAACCCGCCTATATTGTATCATTGGTTGATATGGATTCAACTCAACCCATATTTACATGAATTTAGATGGGTTAAAAGTAGGTTTAATATGGGCTGAAATTAAAAAACCCAAACTTgagtttgataattaatttccCGAAACTATTGTCTACCGTAGCTGATAGCTGATTGCTAGCTCTCCAGTCCACTGGACTCTATTCTTCGTCTTCTTTTGGGAAATCACTATATTTCcggaatttttgaaattaaagctAGTATAAATACTGgagataaaattggaaaaattattcattgtcCAATAATATCGTAgttgttaaaaaatatatacgAGTGTATATATGTTGAATTTGGAATTTTTGCGGTGTTATATGGGGGTATTATTCCTTGGTCATTGAACAAGTGTTGACCGAGcgggaagaaagaaaataaaaaaattataaacttaTATATCATAAACATTTTTTAAGTGTTACCTATCGGAATCATTTAATAATTGGACATATACTTTCTctttaagagagaaaataagcCTTCTCTTAAATCATGATTTAAATACTAGCTAGAAAGTTTCGaatcattcaaaatatttttgaattaaagatgtacttattttttaaattaaagatgatgaattgagagagaatgacatgtctcataaaatgagaaataaatgcttaaaaaataagaaacttagcggaacggagccttattccACAAGATTGTTCAACTTTCCCAAATTTTATGAAGAATAGAACTCATTAACTAAATGTAATACATAATAGTGGCACGGATGCAACTAATATTAGAAAGGATGTATtattgcccccccccccccccccccacaaaaaaaaaaaaaaatgataaaaccATTGTTAATTTGGTGGTTGTTTACATAACTAGATTTCcccattttatttataaaacttctatgtttaatttttcattaaaatctatattataaaacataaAGGTTTTTCACCAAAATGTCTATGTATAGAAACATAGATGCATCTACAACCGTTCGATCATACTTAGTAATGAGATTATAGCCGTTGGATTAAATGAATGAAGTTTCCTAATCTATTAACCACAAATAAAGCTTACTACTGTAATGCCACATTTTCCGTTGAGATTGGTTCCCTGCAATTTTAATGTTACCACATTTACCATTTTGATTACCATTGATTACCACGACTGAGATTACATTTTCGGAACTAAA
The sequence above is drawn from the Rhododendron vialii isolate Sample 1 chromosome 6a, ASM3025357v1 genome and encodes:
- the LOC131329396 gene encoding protein NODULATION SIGNALING PATHWAY 2, whose amino-acid sequence is MAMVVDQTVAELELSGYSTTTTTTTTIDDEHGCNWNDWSPMVDWDAISGSHDDFHDLVKSMMDDNVAVLHHDHHHEAAAINAYTVVEEAETSGGDDSKGLRSVHLLMAAAEALTGVNKSRDLARVILVRLKELVSPSNGSNMERLAARFAEALLGSLEGSAGGVHSKHMLTSSTDDYHPTDAVAAFQLLQDMSPYIKFGHFTANQAILEAVAHDRRVHIVDYDIMEGIQWASLMQALVSRKDGPPAPHLRITAVTRGGGSGRQSSIGTVQETGRRLTAFAASIGQPFSFHQCRLDLEHEAFRPSALKLVRGEALLFNCMLHLPHFNHRAPESVTSFLNGAKVLNPRLVTLVEEEVGPTGDRGFVNRFMDLLHHYSALYDSLETGFSMQGRARALVERVFLSQRISGSLAGLYRSHGEEESCSWGEWLAMEGFRPLSVSFANHCQAKLLLGLFNDGYRVEELGNNRLVLGWKSRRLLSASIWTNSDSDL